A DNA window from Actinokineospora baliensis contains the following coding sequences:
- a CDS encoding DUF397 domain-containing protein, translating into MPWRKSSFSGGSGSSCVEAAWSGPRVLVRDSKNPAGPVLTLPVTAWLPLVAGGGTSTNQA; encoded by the coding sequence ATGCCATGGCGCAAGAGCAGCTTCAGCGGGGGATCGGGGTCGAGTTGTGTCGAGGCCGCGTGGTCGGGCCCTCGGGTGCTGGTCCGTGACTCCAAGAACCCTGCCGGTCCAGTGCTGACCCTCCCCGTCACCGCCTGGCTGCCGCTCGTTGCCGGGGGTGGGACCTCGACAAACCAGGCATAG